In the Sarcophilus harrisii chromosome 1, mSarHar1.11, whole genome shotgun sequence genome, one interval contains:
- the RNASEH2A gene encoding ribonuclease H2 subunit A isoform X2: protein MDLSDFERDNTGSCRLSSPVPEVCRAEDCCLGIDEAGRGPVLGPMVYGICFCPLSRLGDLEALKVADSKTLSEAERERLFGKLEQARDFVGWALDILSPNLISTSMQRRAKYNLNSLSHDTAMALVQLALDQGVRVTQVFVDTVGPADKYQQKLKERFPEVEVTVRPKADSLFPVVSAASICAKTPRPRSGCPSAWTLSLAFPSLSALAGALLSSSWMDVLYLCAGRTRRKEQEGHQLLAEVLAPPPFCPTLPVHKLPQNDNLTGFSTRGDWRQLLIYRNC from the exons ATGGATCTGAGCGATTTTGAGCGGGATAACACGGGCAGCTGCCGCTTGAGCTCGCCGGTGCCGGAGGTCTGCCGCGCGGAGGACTGCTGCCTGGGCATCGATGAGGCCGGCCGCGGCCCTGTTCTGG GCCCCATGGTCTACGGCATCTGCTTCTGCCCCTTGTCCAGACTGGGCGACCTGGAGGCCCTGAAGGTGGCGG ACTCAAAGACCCTGTCGGAGGCGGAGAGGGAGAGACTTTTTGGCAAGCTAGAGCAGGCCCGGGACTTTGTGGGCTGGGCCTTGGACATCCTGTCCCCGAACCTCATTTCCACCAGCATGCAGAGGCG AGCCAAGTATAACCTGAACTCCCTTTCTCATGACACTGCTATGGCCTTGGTGCAGCTGGCTCTGGATCAGGGTGTGAGAGTCACTCAG GTGTTTGTGGACACAGTGGGGCCGGCTGACAAGTACCAGCAAAAACTTAAAGAGAGGTTTCCAGAGGTTGAAGTGACTGTTCGACCCAAGGCCGACTCCTTATTCCCTGTGGTCAGCGCTGCCAGCATTTGTGCTAAG ACCCCAAGACCAAGGAGTGGCTGTCCCAGTGCTTGGACCCTGTCTTTGGCTTTCCCCAGTTTGTCCGCTTTAGCTGGAGCACTGCTCAGCTCATCCTGGATGGACGTGCTGTACCTGTGCGCTG GGAGGACTCGGAGGAAGGAGCAGGAGGGTCACCAGCTGCTGGCAGAGGTTCTGGCACCCCCTCCCTTCTGTCCTACTTTGCCCGTACACAAGCTGCCACAGAACGACAATCTCACCGGTTTTTCCACGAGAGGGGATTGGAGACAGTTGCTGATCTATAGAAATTGTTGA
- the PRDX2 gene encoding peroxiredoxin-2, whose amino-acid sequence MSSGKAHIGKPAPDFHATAVVDGAFKEVKLSDYKGKYLVIFFYPLDFTFVCPTEIIAFSDRASDFQKLGCEVLGVSVDSQFTHLAWINTPRKEGGLGPLKIPLLADVTRNLARDYGVLKEDEGIAYRGLFIIDAKGLVRQITVNDLPVGRSVDEALRLVQAFQFTDEHGEVCPAGWRPGGDTIKPNVEDSKEYFSKNN is encoded by the exons ATGTCCTCTGGAAAGGCTCACATTGGAAAACCGGCCCCCGACTTCCACGCCACTGCCGTGGTCGATGGAGCGTTCAAGGAGGTGAAGCTGTCGGACTATAAAG GGAAGTATCTGGTCATATTTTTCTATCCTTTGGACTTCACTTTTGTATGTCCTACTGAGATCATCGCCTTCAGTGATCGGGCCTCTGATTTCCAAAAGCTGGGCTGCGAAGTCCTTGGTGTGTCTGTGGATTCCCAGTTCACCCATCTGGCCTG GATCAACACCCCTCGAAAAGAGGGTGGCTTGGGTCCTTTGAAAATCCCCCTGCTGGCAGATGTAACCAGAAACCTAGCTCGAGACTATGGGGTACTGAAGGAGGATGAAGGCATTGCCTACAG GGGCCTCTTTATCATTGATGCTAAGGGCCTTGTTCGTCAAATCACTGTCAATGACCTGCCTGTGGGTCGCTCAGTGGACGAGGCTTTGCGACTAGTGCAAGCATTCCAGTTCACAGATGAGCATGGAGAAG TATGCCCAGCTGGCTGGAGGCCTGGAGGAGACACTATCAAGCCCAATGTAGAAGACAGCAAGGAATATTTCTCTAAGAACAACTAA
- the RNASEH2A gene encoding ribonuclease H2 subunit A isoform X1 — protein MDLSDFERDNTGSCRLSSPVPEVCRAEDCCLGIDEAGRGPVLGPMVYGICFCPLSRLGDLEALKVADSKTLSEAERERLFGKLEQARDFVGWALDILSPNLISTSMQRRAKYNLNSLSHDTAMALVQLALDQGVRVTQVFVDTVGPADKYQQKLKERFPEVEVTVRPKADSLFPVVSAASICAKVARDHAVKRWKFLEDLKDLKMDYGSGYPNDPKTKEWLSQCLDPVFGFPQFVRFSWSTAQLILDGRAVPVRWEDSEEGAGGSPAAGRGSGTPSLLSYFARTQAATERQSHRFFHERGLETVADL, from the exons ATGGATCTGAGCGATTTTGAGCGGGATAACACGGGCAGCTGCCGCTTGAGCTCGCCGGTGCCGGAGGTCTGCCGCGCGGAGGACTGCTGCCTGGGCATCGATGAGGCCGGCCGCGGCCCTGTTCTGG GCCCCATGGTCTACGGCATCTGCTTCTGCCCCTTGTCCAGACTGGGCGACCTGGAGGCCCTGAAGGTGGCGG ACTCAAAGACCCTGTCGGAGGCGGAGAGGGAGAGACTTTTTGGCAAGCTAGAGCAGGCCCGGGACTTTGTGGGCTGGGCCTTGGACATCCTGTCCCCGAACCTCATTTCCACCAGCATGCAGAGGCG AGCCAAGTATAACCTGAACTCCCTTTCTCATGACACTGCTATGGCCTTGGTGCAGCTGGCTCTGGATCAGGGTGTGAGAGTCACTCAG GTGTTTGTGGACACAGTGGGGCCGGCTGACAAGTACCAGCAAAAACTTAAAGAGAGGTTTCCAGAGGTTGAAGTGACTGTTCGACCCAAGGCCGACTCCTTATTCCCTGTGGTCAGCGCTGCCAGCATTTGTGCTAAG GTTGCCCGGGACCATGCTGTGAAGAGATGGAAATTTTTGGAAGACCTTAAAGACCTGAAAATGGATTACGGGTCTGGCTATCCCAATG ACCCCAAGACCAAGGAGTGGCTGTCCCAGTGCTTGGACCCTGTCTTTGGCTTTCCCCAGTTTGTCCGCTTTAGCTGGAGCACTGCTCAGCTCATCCTGGATGGACGTGCTGTACCTGTGCGCTG GGAGGACTCGGAGGAAGGAGCAGGAGGGTCACCAGCTGCTGGCAGAGGTTCTGGCACCCCCTCCCTTCTGTCCTACTTTGCCCGTACACAAGCTGCCACAGAACGACAATCTCACCGGTTTTTCCACGAGAGGGGATTGGAGACAGTTGCTGATCTATAG
- the RNASEH2A gene encoding ribonuclease H2 subunit A isoform X3 has translation MVYGICFCPLSRLGDLEALKVADSKTLSEAERERLFGKLEQARDFVGWALDILSPNLISTSMQRRAKYNLNSLSHDTAMALVQLALDQGVRVTQVFVDTVGPADKYQQKLKERFPEVEVTVRPKADSLFPVVSAASICAKVARDHAVKRWKFLEDLKDLKMDYGSGYPNDPKTKEWLSQCLDPVFGFPQFVRFSWSTAQLILDGRAVPVRWEDSEEGAGGSPAAGRGSGTPSLLSYFARTQAATERQSHRFFHERGLETVADL, from the exons ATGGTCTACGGCATCTGCTTCTGCCCCTTGTCCAGACTGGGCGACCTGGAGGCCCTGAAGGTGGCGG ACTCAAAGACCCTGTCGGAGGCGGAGAGGGAGAGACTTTTTGGCAAGCTAGAGCAGGCCCGGGACTTTGTGGGCTGGGCCTTGGACATCCTGTCCCCGAACCTCATTTCCACCAGCATGCAGAGGCG AGCCAAGTATAACCTGAACTCCCTTTCTCATGACACTGCTATGGCCTTGGTGCAGCTGGCTCTGGATCAGGGTGTGAGAGTCACTCAG GTGTTTGTGGACACAGTGGGGCCGGCTGACAAGTACCAGCAAAAACTTAAAGAGAGGTTTCCAGAGGTTGAAGTGACTGTTCGACCCAAGGCCGACTCCTTATTCCCTGTGGTCAGCGCTGCCAGCATTTGTGCTAAG GTTGCCCGGGACCATGCTGTGAAGAGATGGAAATTTTTGGAAGACCTTAAAGACCTGAAAATGGATTACGGGTCTGGCTATCCCAATG ACCCCAAGACCAAGGAGTGGCTGTCCCAGTGCTTGGACCCTGTCTTTGGCTTTCCCCAGTTTGTCCGCTTTAGCTGGAGCACTGCTCAGCTCATCCTGGATGGACGTGCTGTACCTGTGCGCTG GGAGGACTCGGAGGAAGGAGCAGGAGGGTCACCAGCTGCTGGCAGAGGTTCTGGCACCCCCTCCCTTCTGTCCTACTTTGCCCGTACACAAGCTGCCACAGAACGACAATCTCACCGGTTTTTCCACGAGAGGGGATTGGAGACAGTTGCTGATCTATAG
- the JUNB gene encoding transcription factor jun-B: MCTKMEQPFYHDDSYPAAAYGRGGASALGLHDYKLLKQNLALNLAAATDPYRGLKAPGHGRGPGPEDASGAYFSGPPAPPQNEAPAGPAGSLKLASPELERLIAQNSNGLITTTPTPPGQYFYSRSVTEEQEGFADGFVKALDDLHKMNHVTPPNVSLSSGSGSSGTAGPPAPPSSVYGPSALGPEPPPVYTNLTSYSASGGSGGAGAGAAGGYPTATISYLPHGPPFAGGHPASVGLSARGAGGGGPLAAFKEEPQTVPEARSRDGTPPVSPINMEDQERIKVERKRLRNRLAATKCRKRKLERIARLEDKVKTLKSENAGLSNTASLLREQVAQLKQKVLSHVNSGCQLLLAVKMQNF; the protein is encoded by the coding sequence ATGTGCACGAAGATGGAGCAACCTTTCTACCACGATGATTCGTACCCGGCGGCAGCTTATGGCCGGGGAGGTGCCAGCGCTTTGGGACTGCACGATTACAAGCTGCTGAAACAGAACTTGGCGCTCAATCTTGCCGCTGCCACTGACCCCTACCGCGGCCTCAAGGCGCCAGGGCACGGTCGGGGACCGGGGCCAGAGGACGCGAGTGGCGCCTACTTTTCGGGACCGCCAGCTCCCCCTCAAAACGAGGCCCCGGCTGGGCCGGCTGGCTCGTTAAAGCTCGCGTCTCCGGAGCTGGAGCGCCTCATAGCGCAAAACAGCAACGGGCTCATCACCACAACGCCCACGCCGCCGGGCCAGTACTTCTACTCGCGCAGTGTGACGGAGGAGCAGGAGGGTTTCGCTGATGGCTTCGTCAAAGCGCTGGACGACCTGCACAAGATGAACCACGTGACGCCCCCCAACGTGTCCCTgagcagcggcagcggcagctCCGGGACCGCAGGCCCCCCGGCACCCCCTAGTAGCGTTTACGGTCCTTCGGCCCTGGGCCCCGAACCGCCTCCTGTCTACACCAACCTCACCAGTTACAGCGCCAGTGGAGGTAGTGGGGGCGCGGGCGCAGGAGCCGCGGGCGGCTACCCTACTGCCACCATCAGCTACCTCCCCCATGGACCGCCCTTTGCCGGGGGCCACCCGGCTTCCGTGGGACTGAGCGCCCGAGGTGCGGGAGGCGGGGGGCCGCTGGCGGCCTTCAAGGAGGAGCCACAGACGGTGCCCGAGGCGCGCAGCAGGGACGGGACTCCCCCCGTGTCGCCCATCAACATGGAGGACCAAGAGCGCATCAAGGTGGAGAGGAAACGACTGCGGAACCGGTTGGCGGCCACTAAGTGCCGCAAACGGAAACTGGAGCGCATCGCGCGACTCGAGGACAAGGTGAAGACACTCAAGTCCGAAAACGCTGGGCTGTCGAACACCGCCAGTCTGCTCCGGGAACAGGTGGCGCAGCTCAAGCAGAAGGTGCTGAGCCACGTCAACAGCGGCTGCCAGCTGCTGCTGGCCGTCAAGATGCAGAACTTCTGA